Sequence from the Opisthocomus hoazin isolate bOpiHoa1 chromosome 7, bOpiHoa1.hap1, whole genome shotgun sequence genome:
CTCGCAAGGGCTGGGTCATGGAAGTCGGCAAGCTAAATGTAGCCCATGACTTTCACACGTGTACTGTGCTTGATCTATGGCACTTTAAACATCCTTGAActgtattttaaaggcaaaaaaaaaaatgtttgctgcgTCCTCCTACTTAAGAGCAAGTGCTGACGATGTTCCAATATAATTAGCACCCCTACCACTTAGAAAGAAATTAAACGTGCCACAGCTTTCTAAATATGCCTCTAAGTTAACGGAGCCACATCTTGGTTCTTACTGTAATTAGCAGGAGCCCCAAACAAACTGAGTTactacagaaaagacagaaatctaGATCGTCTCTCTTTTATAGAACATTTGTGAGCATGAAATAATTGGATGAGGTAGCTTAGTATTCTCCTAGTATTTAACCAAACTTTTAGCTTAAAGGTATAAAAAATAACTACTGGAAGGAAATTTGAGATCATGTATTAGATACGGTAATCCTATTCTTAATGTATACAATTTAACTTTTCAAATGCTCCATTAGATGAGATCTTTTATCCTCATCATCCTCCATCAGGAGGTGTGACTTACTATCACTTAACTGATGCCTACAGAAATACTCGCACCCAGACCCCTATGTACCCTGCTGTTCTCAGAAATGTGGGACAAAGACATCAGCAGGGGGTTAAATTTGGGAAGCGTTTAAGATGACGTTAAAAtaatgctgctttcttttttctcctcatcaCTGTTCAGTAGATGACACGTCATCATCTGGATTGCCTGTGCTCCTGTGGCTCTCCTTTTGTGCAGTGCTGATCCTGGCTGTGAGTCTCTACTACACCAGCATGAAGCAAGATGTCAAAGTCCTGGAGGAATTTCAATCCCGACTTGTTATCTTCTTTCTTCAGATAAGACACGTTGCTCAGAAGTGCTGGACTTGGTTTATGAGGCAGTAGCAATGTCCTCCGGCCTGGCAGACATCTCAGGCCACTGCAAACTGGCACACCGCGGCACAAAGGTCCCAGTCTGCTCCAGCCACGTGCAGGGAACACATAAGGATCCACCTCAAAGAGCAAGAAAACCAACCCTGTAATTCATTGTCCAGCAGCCGcttgttctcctttcttttttctttctgttttcacgTTACTGGGCATTCATAGTAGCACATAGATCTCCCACCAAACTCATGGTCCATCATCCTGAGCAGCAAACAGGTATCTGAATTTTGTCCCCCAAAGAGCTTATAAACTGCTGATACAAGGAGCAGAAGTAGAGAGAGAAATACACTGATCTATGCAGGCAGCAGCAAGCTCTGAGTCTCAGGTCAAGTCTTTAAATACCAAACCATCTTTCTCCTCTACTCTCTTAAGAGCTATTCTGTAAAAGTTGAAATAAACCTGAGCTATTGCACAAACACTGCTTTGGTGGCCAAAGGCTTGGCAAGCTGCTGCTTTCATACACCTGAAATGATTATTAGTAAAATCCCAGCAAATGGCTTTCTTGTTTCCCTTCATGCATTTTTTCCTCTATGGGCAAAAGCTGTTTCTTAATGTTTTACTTGACTCCCAGGTGtgaaaaagaacatgaaaacTCATTTAAACAGTAAATAGTTTATTTGCCTAAAAGAATAAATAGCAACATTGAATCCCAATCTAATTATCCAATCAGCAGTTTAATCCTCTGGGTTTGGTTCAGTCCATAAACCCCACAAGCTGAGTTTACAAGATTTATGACAGTGCTTGTATTAGAGGTCATGCAATTATGCCAGGGTGTTCAAGGCCTTAAATAACAGTAATATGGACTGTTTATGAAGGCATGGGAGACAAAGTCCCTTTGTCTCTCCATTGTTCCACCACAGTATGTGCCTTTCTGAAGGGAATCCTTCTAATGGACCTCCTGCAATAAAAGTGGAAAGGTGCTCTGGGTGTCTGAGAGGAGAACAAGCAAGTGCAAGCTTATGAGCTTCAGCGGTGTTTTCTTCCTAGGCAAAACCAGAACAATCAGCTTTTTAGCCCTTAGGTTCTTGTGAAGTAGCACCTGATGTGTGCTTGAGTTTATTTGATATGATAAGATTGACAATCAGAACCTGTAAgagctgaagaaaaggaaaaagaaaaaaaaaagcaaaaggaaacactGTGGAGAAGATGGAAGAGGTGCCTGAAAGACCTGGGCTCAAATTCCCCTACGACTGCAACCCACcatgaattaaattatttttaatttattttttttttttaaatggagccATACCTCTCTGCCCCAACAACCTTCTTCCAAGCAGCCCAAGGACTTTAACCAGGCAGAGGATACGCAGAAACACATTATACAGCCTTCCTTCAAGAGGAGAGAGAGCAGTAACTTGACTGAGAAACAGTCAAAGAGTTGCAGAGACAGAGAGAAGTGACTTCAGTGGCTGTTCTCGTGCTCCTCCTAAGCTGTCAAAGGCCACGGCAGCTGCATTCAACGTGCTCTTGCTCTGGGAAGCAGAGGTGGCTGCAGGGGAGCGTTCAGCTCAGGGGCTCTTTGTGCAAGCCACTCGGGTACCCCAGCTCAAAGGGTAAGTTTCACCgctgcttcccttccctctcccccacctcagctctgctgtttagGTAATAAAGAAGAAAGGTTTTAAACTTGTGCACTGGTGAATCTCTGATGAAAAGGCTTGGACTGGGACATGCATGGGGCAAAGGGGTCATtacaatttctgttttcattttttaatgtttatgaTCTTTTCAATGTTCATGTTGAAATTCTCTGGCAATTCAGTGGTGTTTCTTTTTCCGCTCTGGACAGACATGCCCTCCCAGCAGGTACCAACTAGCGCCTTCAAAACAGGAGCCTTTTCTGAAGGGAGGTTCCCTCACCACAAGTCATGGCACCTTGCAACAAGAAAGcaaagtttgagctgacaagaacAGAGCAAACTCACGAGCGAGAGCAGCCTAGTGAACCCTTCCAGTATGTCAGCAACCTGGCTTCAGTGACTTTAAAACAAGCCAAAGGATTAAGCTAAAACAGGAAGCCCTCTTCAGACTGTGAGGGCAGATGCAGAGGCAGTGTGAAGTCCAGAGGTGTGCTCACTGCTCACCTCCCTGCGCAGGTCCCCAGGAGATGGGCATGGACCACCTTTATCCCAGGTCACCTTTAAACAGAAACTGGCCATGTCCTCCCTGCTGGGCCCCAAGTTTATCAGTATGAGTGAGAATGGCAATCGTATCTGGGCTGTCAGGGAAATTAAGCAGAGGAAAGGATATATTTGGCTTCTGCCTAGGCTCTGGTTGGGACAGTTTTGGACATGGGCAAAGGCAGCACTTGAGTTGTCTGTTGAGGTCTCGCCATGGCCTGGCAAGGCCTCCTGGGTCAGGATTGTTTGCTGCAGTCAGTCAGAAATGtggcaggctgcagaaagccaaAACAAATTTGCTACAGACTCAGAAcgtttgaaataaataaaagctaaacCTCATCCCTTGGAGAGTGGTGGCATTTTGCAGGTGAAGAAACTGAAGCTGAGAAAGCCAGTGCATCTGTGAGAGAGAGTGAAGCAGGGCAGTAACAAGGCTGGAAATAGGAGCAAAAATCCTGACTGCTGGGCGTGCGTTTAATTACTGCTGCTCAGCTTCACCGTGGACTTAcctgttttatttccttctcaCACTGCTCTTTTCCCATTCTTCCATCCTGCTTACAcgcacatacacaaacacacacaccctttTCCCACTCTGCCCCTTTCTAATCTTTATGCATCACAGATCTACCCTCACTGCTGTAAGCAGGATGGGATTTCTCCTTGTTCAATGTTGTTTTTCTCAATGTGACGCCTTTGTGAGTTTGGAAGTGCTGAGAGGAGCTCGAAAGTTACACAAAATCAGCCTTTTGGGGTAATAATTCCCTTGCTGGCTACGCTGTGTAATGTTTCCCGTCAGTACAACTCCCAAGAATTGCCCATAAAGAGGTAAAAAATGAGAAGGAGCACATAAATTATTACAAATGGTCAAGATGCTCACCTGCTTTCACACTGGTATCAGCATGGTGAATCGCTTTAGAAGTCAAGAGTCCTTCAGCCAACCAGCTCTGAGAAATTATTTAATCCAGCTTGGAAATGGTCGTAATTTTGCTTTAAAGGGCTGAAAGAGGAGTGATGGAGTATGGGACTCTTGCAGCAATTTTGGAAGCGGCCAGCGAGTAGCCGGGCTTCGCAGGAGCAGTGTCTGGGGTGGGAGGAGTCAAGGGGCCAGAACAGAGTAGAAGGAGGCCTGTGCATGAAAATGTGCGAGCAACAGGCCCTAAGGGTAGAAGGGCCGCCTAATATCCCTTATGCAATGGGTGTTAAATTAAAGCACAACAGAAATCAGCAGACCACAACAGTATGGGATAAGCATTGTTTTAACAGTGTTCGGTACATTCCTGCAACAGGAATGGAGGGCAGCTGCCAACACCCGCTTCAGGCAGGCTCACCACATCAGCAGCACCTGATTGTACTAGCAGGCACAGCCACCCCCATGCATTAGAGGAGATAAAAAAGGACACAGTGAGATGACACTAGATTTTTTTACATTAACCTTTTAATGCACTCAGCATTAGCACTGGTAAAAGGCAGCTCCAAAGACCGCTTCTAGTCCCACTCCCTCCCTGCATCTCTCCAGCGCTGCTGCGGAAACAAGTTAATGGAGAAGGAGAAGCCCCTAGCAGCAATTCTAATTGTCATTTTTGCCTTTTGCCACTTTGAAGCAAGCAGAAGGGCTGGCAGCATGTGACTAGAAAAAGGGTATTACTGGCTGCCTTCAAGGAATAACTTGAAGATAATTAAGTGGACTTGTTTCTTATTAATTCCTCACTCCAGGATAGTTGCTGGGAACCTTAGGCCCACCTCTAAAAAGCAAGGCTGATGCCACAAGAACAAATTTAACCAGTTGGCATTTAGAAAACGAACCTATCCATGCCGCCTGTGGTCCCTCTTTACTTCTGGTGACAAGTTGCCTTTCAGCTGCACACTGACATGGGAGCATCTCCTTCTGGTCTCCTATGGCAGTAAGGTTCACTGCTGGAAGATGGTACCGAAAGGCACCTTAGGATGCTTGGCCAAATCATTGACCATACAAGCTGTGGCATGGAGATGCTGGGGAATGAGTACATAAACTATGATGCTAACACTGACTATGAGAAATGTTTTTTATCTTACATTGCAACAATTTAAATTCACCTtcaaaaaaaaggcacagaaatattgacttttcaaataatttatttgtatATATCACCAAATCATAAAAAGCCAGTGCACTGTCCAGCAAAAAGCATCAATATATAAAACACTTTAAGTCATTATCAGTAACGCTACAGCGTATCACTTACACTGAACCCAGTCCAGCTCCTGCTAAAGCCAAAGGAAGCTTTATCAGTGATTCCATTAGCAGAAGGATTGGACTCAGAAATTTTATTTGCTAGGTGTTTACAGAGGGCTATATTAAAATGCTAGTAAAAAGCTTCCCTTTTGAGACTGTACGAAAGCAATAGTAAACCTCACTCCACCTCTGAGTATGTCAAATGCATGCAACTAAAGCTCCAAATCAGCAGCCATTACACTGCAAAAGACCATACAAATCAAGAGAGATAATATTCAAAACAGACCAGGCTCTACCCTCAGCTTGCGTGGACTGGCGTGGCTCTGGCAGGGCTCACAAAGCGAAGCTATATACACCACCAAAGGGTCTGCCCCTCTACTGCCTTCAACAGTTAAAGAAATGATGAAAAAGTGTTCGGTTTTGTCCCCATGATGTGGAGACCTCTTTAGCAGCATAAAATAATCACTAGTCTAGACTCATATAAAGCTTTTCCCATGTAGCTATAAGAAGAGACAGTCACTCATGAATGCACAAGTCTCAGGACATACATCTCAGAGAGACTGAAATGCTTTCAGGCTCCGCACTGACTTACAAGCAAGAAAGATCAGCTTCAGATCTTTGCAAGTGGTaccacacaaaaaacccaaaccttttaAAACTTTGGGTGTTAATGAGCTCCTTGCAAAAATGTCGAGTCTGCAGAGATTTGGAAACAGTCTTCCCCACACAAGCCACGAGCTGCACAGGGCAAAGGGCCAGCTGTAGAGTGTCTAGATCTGCCAGCGTGGAAAGAAGAGGTTTCCAAAGCAGCCCCTCCAAACCTGGTGGTGATGCCAGCACCTTCACGCTAGATGTCTGCACAGCTGACACAGGTGGTTTAGGCCAACACATGCTTCGAGGAGATGCTCTGCAGTTTGTGAAGCCACACGAGCAGGCAGTGGCTGAGTGGGCCAAGCAAAGGCTGAAATCAGTGTCAGCACTGCCAGCACTGGCACTGCTGTGCTGGATCCCTCACATCGCAGCCTGAAAGCTGAAATCCCTTATGGGAAATGCGCTAACAGTTCTCCTCACTACCTATTTCTGCTCTGATTTATGGCACTCTCCTGTCCTCCTCAGCAGTCCCTGTTCCCAGTAGGAAGAGGCATGAGAAATAAGGCCAGATCTGCTTGACAGCAATAAAACCCTCTGTGACATTTGCAGGAATGTTTTTGGAGATGAAAGGATCCAGGGAGAAGAGATGTCAGTCGAActgttgggcttttttgttgttcttttgttttgtttataaatttTCAAAAACCTCTTAAGAGTGTACTTCAGACCAGAATATCCTGGTTTCTCAGTTGGGTATCTTGGGCTGAACAACAGCATTAGTTTTATTCAGCGAGTATTTGACCAGAATTGCCCAGATACCACCAGTCTGCACTGGCTGTGGACCCCAATGCAGTGGTCCTCCCCCTGGAAGGATGCTGTTCAGCACGGAGCTTCTCAGCATCATTTAGCAAAAGGACTGCTTGCAGCTCCAGAAGGCTGTGGTTTAATAGGGAGACTGTTAGCACATTTTGGAGTCAAATGTTGAACACTGTTTTAACAATGATGGTAAAAACTGCTACAGCAGCTTAGAAAGTGGAATGGGTTAACTGATGCAATCAAGATCCAGTGTGCTGCAGGAAGATGTGCTGTATTTCAAACACACACTATTGGACCTCACAGTGTTAACAGGGAAAAATTATTCCCTCTGCTGCAGGAGTGAGGTGGTGAAGAGCTCTGGACTGTGTTATGTGGAATACTATGACAGATGATTTTTAAACATTTCCCTGCCTTAAAATCTATGGCTTAACATAGCATTCATCTAACTCCAGCAGGTTCCTCGGGGGAGTGCTGGCACCAGCCTTGGGAACTTCCTAGAGCAACAAATCACCCAAATCAGGCCTGGCTTACATAAAGGGAAGGGTTTGACGCCATAACCCAGGGTGCCCAAGTGAGAACAGTGGCAATCTGCCacactttttcttattttttgacAAAAGGTAAAGCGATTTTTCTCACATTCATAAATACTCTTCAGAACCTGTATACAAACTGGAGTCAAATCTGGGGAGAAATTAGGGGAAAGTAAGGAAGAGATAACTAGTAGCTTTGTCACAGGACTGTTTACTCACTTGTGTGAGAAATCACCCAGGAGATCAACAGCAATGATGACCCTTCATTCCCACCTCCTGGCAGGTTGCCTCAACCCTCACTTTACAACATAGTCAAGTGGAAAGGGAGAACAAAAACTTCTTAAACTGGGTTTTCACcatatgtaaatatttaaagctatttcaaTGAGCAGCTCTTCCTGCCAAGCACTTTGTCTTCTTGATAAACACCAGAACCACCAGGCTAAAACAGTGTTATTTAGGAATTCCAAGCCATATGGAAAACCTCCAGCAGAAGGATTTGGGGGGGACTCAGGAGAACACCATGGTGGAAGCATTTGCCATGGAGGTGGAGGTTTGTGTCTCCCAGGGCAGAGGCGGAGATTAAACCTGTGCCTGGCAGGGGAAGGACCACTACAGGCATTTTAACAAGTAGCTCATTGCTTTCTGCCTTCCCTTGTGAAATGCAGATTTACAGGTAACATATAACCTTCCATGTCTAACAAAGCACAGGTCCTCACTTTTTGTTTtggtgaggggggaaaaaacgtGTGTTATTTGACCAATCAAAAGCCCTTCTTGGGTGCCTATGCCTGTTTCTTAGGAATGAGAATCTGTCAGGAAGCTAGTAAGGGTTAAATCCTAAATCTTTTAGTTATCTACGAAAAGAGGATTTAGTCTCTCACATGCATTCGATTCTTTTGACTATTGTG
This genomic interval carries:
- the C7H14orf180 gene encoding nutritionally-regulated adipose and cardiac enriched protein homolog isoform X1; the protein is MSQICPAPPDPSAEALSTDDSSYPPSILRKRPSVDQAVGEKRKAERRVRFREPEEVIEHAISRCDYVAVDDTSSSGLPVLLWLSFCAVLILAVSLYYTSMKQDVKVLEEFQSRLVIFFLQIRHVAQKCWTWFMRQ
- the C7H14orf180 gene encoding nutritionally-regulated adipose and cardiac enriched protein homolog isoform X3, coding for MYRKEKTDDSSYPPSILRKRPSVDQAVGEKRKAERRVRFREPEEVIEHAISRCDYVAVDDTSSSGLPVLLWLSFCAVLILAVSLYYTSMKQDVKVLEEFQSRLVIFFLQIRHVAQKCWTWFMRQ